A stretch of DNA from Candidatus Neomarinimicrobiota bacterium:
CACAATCTGATATGGGAGAGGGGTCAAAAACCGTGTTTTGTCACCAATCTTTCAGATTAGATTAAACGCTACACAAATTATCTATATTGGACTGTGTGAAGGAAATACCCTATGGAACGGAAAATAAGAGTCATTCTGGCAAAACCTGGTTTGGATGGCCATGATCGCGGAGCCAAAGTTCTGGCGAATTCTTTCAGGGACGCTGGCATGGAAGTCATCTATCTCGGTCTCAGACAAACCCCTGAAATGATTGTAGCAGCTGCAGTTCAGGAAGATGCCGATATTGTGGCATTGAGCATTTTATCAGGTGCCCATATGACCATATTTCCCCGAGTAATGGAACTGATGAAAGCTGAAGGGATAAATGATGTACTACTTACTGGTGGTGGAATAATACCAGATTCAGATATGGAAGAACTGCAGAAATTGGGTGTGGGACGCCTGTTTGGTCCCGGTGCCAGCCTCATGGAAATCAATGACTATATCACCAATTGGGTTCAGGAAAACCGTTAAATGAATCGTCATGATCGCCTGGAACAGCTCAATAAGCTGAAAGCAGAAGCCCTCCTCGGCGGAGGACAGGATCGACTGGATGCCCAACACGCCAAACAAAAATTATCAGCAAGAGAAAGACTAGACCTGCTTCTGGATCCCGGTTCGTTTGAAGAAATGGGCATGTTAGTAACCCATCGCTCCACCAACTTTGGTCTGGAAAAGCAAAAATTTTTAGGAGATGGGGTCGTCACGGGTCACGGAACTATCGATGGTCGTATCGTCTTCGTTTTCAGTCAGGATTTCACGGTGATGGGCGGCTCCCTTTCTGAAGCATACGCAGAAAAAATTGTTAAAGTCATGGATCTGGCTGCCAAAGTTGGCGCCCCTGTTATTGGTTTGAATGATAGTGGTGGGGCACGAATTCAGGAAGGTGTGGTCAGTCTGGCTGGTTACGCCGACATTTTTCTGAGAAATACACTCATGAGCGGTGTAGTACCCCAAATATCAGCAATCCTGGGACCTTGTGCAGGCGGTGCGGTCTATTCTCCTGCCATCACAGATTTTATTTTCATGACCAAGGGCACAAGCTACATGTTTGTCACAGGTCCTGAGGTAGTCAAGACGGTTACCCATGAAGAAGTCACCAAAGAGGATCTGGGTGGTGCTACAGCCCATGGTAGTAAATCGGGTGTCAGTCACTTTACCTGTAACAATGAAATTGAAGTCATCGAAGGCATCAAAAGACTGTTAAGCTTTATCCCTCAAAATAATCTTGAGGATCCTCCAGCCATTCGATGTGATGACCCCATTGACAGATCAGATGAAATGCTGGATACGATTGTACCAGAGAACCCCAACAAGCCTTATGACATGAAAGATGTCATACATAGCGTTGTGGATAATGGTGAATTCTTCGAAGTTCATGATGAGTTTGCCATGAATATGGTGGTTGGATTTGTGCGTCTGAACGGGAAGTCAGTTGGGGTGATTGCAAATCAACCTGCCCACCTCGCTGGAGTTCTGGATATTGATTCTGCAGTTAAAGGCGCCAGGTTTGTACGCTTCTGCGATGCTTTCAATATTCCACTACTGACTTTTGAGGATGTCCCTGGTTTTCTGCCTGGGACTGATCAAGAGTGGGGTGGCATTATCCGTCACGGCGCAAAACTCCTTTATGCTTTCGCAGAAGCGACAGTCCCCAGGGTTACTGTGATTACGCGCAAAGCCTATGGCGGTGCCTATGATGTGATGAATTCCAAACACATTCGAGGTGATATCAACTTTGCCTGGCCTTGTGCTGAAATTGCTGTCATGGGTGCCAAGGGGGCGACTGAAATCATCTTCAGAAAAGAAATTGCCAAAGCGGATAATCCAGAGGAAGTTCTGGAGCGCCTCACAAATGAATTTTCTGAGCGATTTGCCAATCCCTATTCTGCGGCTGAACGTGGGTATGTGGATGAAGTGATTGAACCAAACCAGACACGCTTAAAGGTGATCAGGGCTTTTGAAATGCTTGAAAATAAAGTTGATTCAAACCCACAAAAAAAACACGGAAATATCCCGCTATAAATCAGGGAGAAGGGTTTCAAGTGGATACAAGAAATCGTGATGAGTTATTAAAAAAGCAGGAAAGCCTGGAAGCCTACTTGCTAAAGAACCCCCAGTCGACACTATTCGCCTGGTATGCAAGACAGAATATGGAGGCTGGAGAGCTCAACCGTGCCTTGAGTATTTGTCTGCTCGGGCTTCAGAATGCTGAAAGCCGGGGCGTCTTACATAAACTCATGGGTGAGATTTATCTGGCTAAAGGTGAAGTTACAAACTCCATGAAGCAGATGATTGAATGTATCTTGACCAAAGAACCCTTCCCTGGCGTCATCATTGAAGTGATCAAAAATCTGGGGGACACCATGGAACCCCAACAGGTGGCATTTTTAATTTATCTTCTCAATAAAGCGCTTCCCGGACATCCCGATGCAATTCAATTTTACAAAAAATTTCCAAACTCCCGTAACTATGTCGTACAACCTGGTGAATACCAGTTTCTGGAAGATCTAGCCCTGGGACTGGAGCGTTCAGCATTGATAGAGACCATGCCTCTTGATGAGGATGAGGAAAATCCATTGGCTCTGCCTGATTCAGTACCACCTGAGATGGAATATGTGCCACCGGCACCAGCGCAACAGACTGCACCACAGGCCCCAACTCAGGCACCTGTATCTGATCAAGTACCAGAGGGTGAATATGTTATTGACCCTGAATTGGGCACCAAGTCTGATCCGCCTGTCCCTGAATACGAAATTCCCATAACTACTCCCACATTGGAAGAGGTGATTAAACAGACTGATTCCATGACAGACTTTGATGAAATGCCCATGCCAGAGGCGGAACCTGTCCAGACACAAGCGCCTCTTCAGGAACAAGCTCCACCACAACAGGCAGCACCAGCGCCTGCCCCTGAGCCAGTAGCTCAGCCAGCTCCACAGCCACCACCTGAACCAGTGGTCCCGCCGGCTCCACAGCCACCACCACAGGCAGCGGCGGCACCCAGGGAAACACCCCCGCCCCCTAAAAAGCCGGCAATCAAGCACAATATTAATCGTTCCATGGCAACCTTTACCCTGATGGAGATTTTTAAAGATCAGGGGATGTATGAGAATGCCCTGGAAGTCCTGACGTTTCTCCGTGAGAAATCCAGTGATACAGAACGTATCGACCAGGAGGAAAAAGAAATTCGAGAACTCCTGGCTGGAAACGGTAATAAATAGGTTAGCTACAAAAAATAATGCCTGAATCTCAACCGGGGGAAGCTCTCGCGGATATGGAACCCCCGATTCAACTATCAATCCTCATCGTGACCTATCATTCCAGTTCAACAATCAGAGTGTGTCTGGAGAGTGTTTTTCAAGAGCTGACATCAACTGAGGGAGAGGTTATTGTTGTAGATAATCAATCTACCGATAATACAATTTCAATTCTAGACGAACTTTTGGCTCAAAATTCTAAACTCAAGGTAAAATTAAATCGCACAAACCGAGGGTTCGCAGTTGGCAATAACCAGGCACTTGAAATGGCTCGAGGTCAACATATCCTCATCCTGAACCCCGATACCATTCTCCAGAATGGCATCCTGAAGAATTTGCTCAGAGAGCTTGAGAAGGATGAAAAAACGGGTGCTGTTGCGCCCCAATTACAGTTCCCCGATGGCCGCCTCCAGAAAACCTGCCGACGCTTTCCCACCCATATGGATGTGATTTACAATGTCTTTGGTCTGGCTGCTCTTTTTCCTGAGAGTCGTCGATTCAATGGCTGGAAGATGGGCGATTTCGATCATAAATCGGCTCAAAAGGTTGATCAACCTGCTGGAGCCGCCTTGATGGTACGTGGTGATCTTTTAAGATCCCTGAACGGTTTTGATGAAAACTTCCCCATGTTCTTTAATGATGTTGATCTTTGCAAGCGCATCAGGGATAAAGGTTATACCATCTGGTATTTGCCGGAATACACCATTCAACATTTGGGAGGAGCCAGCGTCAAACAGGTCAAGATGAAGATGACCATAAGTTCCCATATTTCATTTTTCAGATATTTTGAAAAACATTTTACCCACATGTATCAGCAGCCCCTGAACTTCATTGTGGGCATTTTACTTTATCTCTCACTCATTCCCCGCTTGCTGGTCCTACTTCTTTTTAAAGGGCAGCGCACGGCTTCCCGAGAAACACTCTAGGATTTTTGGTTTCGTAATGAATTCCCATGGAAAAATAAAAGCCATTTTCTTTGATATTGGTGGCGTACTGGTAAAGGTTGACTCCAGTGAGTCCATCGAAAAGCTGTCCCAGAAATTAGAGGTGAGCCCTGAAAAAATTCGCCGAGGGATGACCAGGGACCTACTTAATGAGTATGAAAAGGGGCTTTTGACTTCAAACCAGTTTTATGAACAACTCCTCATTAATTACGGTAGCAGCAAGACCATGAATATGGAGATTTTCAAGGGCTACTGGTTGGATGTTCTCTTCCCCTGTGAAGATAGTGTAGCTTTTCTCAAGCGAGCGACTGAAGATTTCCCTGTCTGGCTCCTGAGTAACACCAATGATTTTCATTATGACCTGCTCATGCAGGACTTTCCCTTTATGAAATGGGTGGATGGGGGGACCTATAGTTTTATGGTAGGCAGTATGAAGCCGGATCCACTGATCTATGAAATAGCCATTCGAAAAAGCGGTTTTCGACCAGAAGAAATCTTGTTTATTGATGATTTAGAGGAAAATGTTCAAGCGGCACAGGACCAGGGCATTCATATTATCCATTATGTGGATTATTCCAGCTTTGGTAAAGAAGTGAGTCAACGTTTTCCAGAATTGGAGTATTTGCTATGAGACTTTCTAAAACCATCCTGGCCTTTGTACTCCTGCTCATCCTCTTCAACCTATTGAACAATAGTCAGGGCAGTATACCACCTCTGGGAAAATTTTTAAATCCCTTCGCAGGATTCTGGCAGAATGGTGAGAATCTGGACCAGATAGATGAAGTGCTTGATGTAAAGGGGTTGCGGGATGAAGTACAGGTGGTTTGGGATGAGCGTCAAGTCCCGCATATTTTCGCTGAAAACACTTATGATATTTATTTCGCACAGGGTTTTTTAACAGCTCGGCATCGCCTGTGGCAAATGGAATTCCAAACCCACGTGGCAGCAGGACGCGTTTCAGAAATCATAGGTGACAAAGCGCTGGAATTCGATAGAATGCAGCGTCGTCGTGGTTTGTTAATGGCTGCCGAAAACACCATACAGCACATGGATGAAGATGCTGAAACACATCTTATTCTGCAGGCCTATGCCAATGGTGTCAATGCCTGGATTGAGTCTCTCTCTCCAGCAACACTGCCCCTGGAATACAAGCTTCTAAACTATGAGCCTGAGGTGTGGTCAACCCTGAAAACAGCCCTGCTCTTGAAGTTCATGGCCTGGGATTTAACCGGACGCAATTCAGAAATGGACATGAGCATTATTCAGGCGACATTGGGTGAGGAATTTGTGAACACCTATTATCCCCGGCACACCCCTCGCACTGATCCAGTGATTCCAGCAGGCAAACCGTGGCGCTTTGAAGCCATGGAGCCAGATTCCCTACCACCCGCCTTTGTACCGCAGTTTGTTAAGGATCTTCGAAAAGGTGAGCCAGACGAAGACAATGGGAGCAATAACTGGGCGGTTTCAGGTGATAAAACTGCTTCAGGATTTCCCATGTTAGCCAATGACCCACATCTTGGATTAAAGCTGCCATCCATATGGTACGAGATCCAACTGACCACGCCTGACATGAATGTTTATGGTGTTTCCATGCCAGGTGCTCCTGCTGTTATCGTCGGATTTAACAGGGATGTTGCCTGGGGTGTCACCAATGCAGCAAGCGACGTTCTGGATTGGTTTGAAATTGAATTTAAAGATAGTACGTATTCTGAATATCTCTACATGGGTGAATGGATAAAATCAGATATGCGAATTGAAGAAATCTTTATCAGGGATGAGGATACGGTTCTGGATAGTTTTGCCATTACTCGCTTTGGACCGCTGGTTTATTTCGGTGAAAGCGTGCTGGAAAATGGGCATCCCACTGGCCTGGCCATGCGTTGGTCTGCCCATGATCCCTCTAATGAAATGCTTGCCGTTCGAAACATGAATCTGGCCACAGATAGAGAGACTTTTTATACAGCCATCGAAGATTTTGAAGCACCAGGACAAAATTTCGCCATGATAGCCAGGGGTGGCGATATTTCCATCCGCCACAATGGCAAATATCCATTGCGTGGTCAGGATCAAGGCAAGTTTGTCAGGGCCGGACGGGATACCATTGGTGAGTGGCAGGATTGGATTCCCTACGAGCAACTCCCTGCTATTTCAAACCCCTGGAGTGGCTATGTCAGTTCCGCCAACCAGAATCCAGTTGGCAAAAAGTATCCTTACTACCTGGGTTGGGATTACGATGATTACGAGCGGGGTTCTCGCATCAATGATCGCCTTAAGGCATTGAGCAAAATCAAATTCGGAGACATGCAGGATCTGCATATGGACAATTTTAATAAGCAGGCTGAGCTTATGTTGCCATTTCTACTCAAACAGATTGACCAGAAAAATCTTTCTGGTGATATGAAGATCATCTTAAAAGATCTTCAAAGTTGGAATTATGTCTCAGCCCCTCATGAAAAATCAGCCTGGGTTTACAAGCAATGGTGGTTGCGTTTAGAAAAAGCTATCTGGAACGATGAATTGAATATTTTGGGTGAGATTAGAAAAATCCCCACCCGGTCGGTGACGGCCAGACTCCTTTTAAACAGGGCAAGATTGGTTTACTATGATGACATCAATACGCCTGAGAAGGAGAGTCGAGCCGAGATCATCAATCACGCCTTTAAACAAACCATAGTGGAACTGACAGAGGCGTTGGGACCTTATGGCGAAGCCTGGGAACTGGGTAGAGCCAGAGGAACGGATATCAATCACCTCCTCTCTGTCAAAGGTCTGGGACGAACCGGGCTTTACACAGGCGGTGGCGTTGGAATTGTGAATGCCACCAAGAAAGACCACGGTCCTTCCTGGCGCATGTTGGTGGAAATAGGTGATCACCCCACAGCCAAAGGAATATTCCCTGGAGGCCAGTCAGGGAACCCTGGATCCCCTTATTATGACAATGCAGTGAATGACTGGGTTGCAGGTAAATATTATGATATTCATTTTCTGGACTCCCCTGTTATAGACTCTAATTCAAAACTCTCATTGACTCGCTTAAGGAATTATCAATGATCAATATTTTTGTCCCTCTCGTAATTGTATTTCTCCTACAACTCATCTTCTATTCCTGGTGGTGGATTATTGTGGTGCCCCTGGTTTTGGGGTTCTTTGAAAAAGATTCAGCATTAAAAGCCTCTGTGGGTACTGGACTGGGCGTTTTCCTGCTCTGGTTTGGAATGGCAGTATACCAATGGAAGAGTGGTGGGGAAATCATTGTCACCCGAATTGCTGAAGTCATGGGGGTGGGATCAGGTTTTGTGCTGGCCCTGGCCACGGGTTTGGTGGGCTTTCTGGTTGCCCTGGTGGCTGGTTATGCTGGATATTCATTGCGTAAAGTCTTGATCAAGGAATACCAGATTTCATGACAAAAAACGCTGAACCGCAGAGAACGCGAAGAACGCAAAGTTTTTAGAGTAAAAGACTGGAAGAGTTATCAGCTAGGGCTGCGTTTCTGCGCGCTTTGCGAGAAGCTGTTTTCATGAGAATAAATGCTGAACCGCAGAGAACGCGAAGAACGCAAAGTTTTTTAGAGTAAAAGACTTGAAGAGTTATCAGATAGTCTGTGTCTCTGTGTGCTTTGCGAGGAGCTGCAGAAGAAAATCCTCAAGGATAAAATGACAAAAGCTAAAGGTGATATCAATATTTACGAGGAACCCCTTCGAACAATCCCCCATAATGTGTTCAGGGATAACAATCCTGATTACGATGAATTAGAGCGCAGACCCAGAATGCCAGTGGTGGCTCTCCTAGACAATATCCGT
This window harbors:
- a CDS encoding cobalamin B12-binding domain-containing protein, with translation MERKIRVILAKPGLDGHDRGAKVLANSFRDAGMEVIYLGLRQTPEMIVAAAVQEDADIVALSILSGAHMTIFPRVMELMKAEGINDVLLTGGGIIPDSDMEELQKLGVGRLFGPGASLMEINDYITNWVQENR
- a CDS encoding acyl-CoA carboxylase subunit beta; the protein is MNRHDRLEQLNKLKAEALLGGGQDRLDAQHAKQKLSARERLDLLLDPGSFEEMGMLVTHRSTNFGLEKQKFLGDGVVTGHGTIDGRIVFVFSQDFTVMGGSLSEAYAEKIVKVMDLAAKVGAPVIGLNDSGGARIQEGVVSLAGYADIFLRNTLMSGVVPQISAILGPCAGGAVYSPAITDFIFMTKGTSYMFVTGPEVVKTVTHEEVTKEDLGGATAHGSKSGVSHFTCNNEIEVIEGIKRLLSFIPQNNLEDPPAIRCDDPIDRSDEMLDTIVPENPNKPYDMKDVIHSVVDNGEFFEVHDEFAMNMVVGFVRLNGKSVGVIANQPAHLAGVLDIDSAVKGARFVRFCDAFNIPLLTFEDVPGFLPGTDQEWGGIIRHGAKLLYAFAEATVPRVTVITRKAYGGAYDVMNSKHIRGDINFAWPCAEIAVMGAKGATEIIFRKEIAKADNPEEVLERLTNEFSERFANPYSAAERGYVDEVIEPNQTRLKVIRAFEMLENKVDSNPQKKHGNIPL
- a CDS encoding glycosyltransferase family 2 protein, with product MEPPIQLSILIVTYHSSSTIRVCLESVFQELTSTEGEVIVVDNQSTDNTISILDELLAQNSKLKVKLNRTNRGFAVGNNQALEMARGQHILILNPDTILQNGILKNLLRELEKDEKTGAVAPQLQFPDGRLQKTCRRFPTHMDVIYNVFGLAALFPESRRFNGWKMGDFDHKSAQKVDQPAGAALMVRGDLLRSLNGFDENFPMFFNDVDLCKRIRDKGYTIWYLPEYTIQHLGGASVKQVKMKMTISSHISFFRYFEKHFTHMYQQPLNFIVGILLYLSLIPRLLVLLLFKGQRTASRETL
- a CDS encoding HAD family phosphatase, which produces MNSHGKIKAIFFDIGGVLVKVDSSESIEKLSQKLEVSPEKIRRGMTRDLLNEYEKGLLTSNQFYEQLLINYGSSKTMNMEIFKGYWLDVLFPCEDSVAFLKRATEDFPVWLLSNTNDFHYDLLMQDFPFMKWVDGGTYSFMVGSMKPDPLIYEIAIRKSGFRPEEILFIDDLEENVQAAQDQGIHIIHYVDYSSFGKEVSQRFPELEYLL
- a CDS encoding penicillin acylase family protein, translated to MRLSKTILAFVLLLILFNLLNNSQGSIPPLGKFLNPFAGFWQNGENLDQIDEVLDVKGLRDEVQVVWDERQVPHIFAENTYDIYFAQGFLTARHRLWQMEFQTHVAAGRVSEIIGDKALEFDRMQRRRGLLMAAENTIQHMDEDAETHLILQAYANGVNAWIESLSPATLPLEYKLLNYEPEVWSTLKTALLLKFMAWDLTGRNSEMDMSIIQATLGEEFVNTYYPRHTPRTDPVIPAGKPWRFEAMEPDSLPPAFVPQFVKDLRKGEPDEDNGSNNWAVSGDKTASGFPMLANDPHLGLKLPSIWYEIQLTTPDMNVYGVSMPGAPAVIVGFNRDVAWGVTNAASDVLDWFEIEFKDSTYSEYLYMGEWIKSDMRIEEIFIRDEDTVLDSFAITRFGPLVYFGESVLENGHPTGLAMRWSAHDPSNEMLAVRNMNLATDRETFYTAIEDFEAPGQNFAMIARGGDISIRHNGKYPLRGQDQGKFVRAGRDTIGEWQDWIPYEQLPAISNPWSGYVSSANQNPVGKKYPYYLGWDYDDYERGSRINDRLKALSKIKFGDMQDLHMDNFNKQAELMLPFLLKQIDQKNLSGDMKIILKDLQSWNYVSAPHEKSAWVYKQWWLRLEKAIWNDELNILGEIRKIPTRSVTARLLLNRARLVYYDDINTPEKESRAEIINHAFKQTIVELTEALGPYGEAWELGRARGTDINHLLSVKGLGRTGLYTGGGVGIVNATKKDHGPSWRMLVEIGDHPTAKGIFPGGQSGNPGSPYYDNAVNDWVAGKYYDIHFLDSPVIDSNSKLSLTRLRNYQ